A window of Anaerosoma tenue contains these coding sequences:
- a CDS encoding SDR family oxidoreductase has translation MARTYVITGAGSGIGKATKELLEAQGHTVVGVDLKGADVIADLSTRQGRIDGASAAISAADGSVDAVIACAGVTLPTPLTVSVNYFGMAEFLEAMAPVLAKAEAPRAVLISSYSSLQENDPSLVDAMCVEDDEDKARGIAQKIADEQGPQVAQGLIYASTKRAISRWVRRESTKEQWAGAGIPLNAVGPGVIRTPMTEEWLKSEEGRQYLATVVPMPLNGFAEPEVVAELMIWLTSPANTHVTGQTIYVDGGADVVMRGDDIWGPIDK, from the coding sequence ATGGCTCGCACATATGTGATCACCGGCGCCGGGTCCGGCATCGGCAAGGCGACGAAGGAGCTCCTCGAGGCGCAGGGGCACACCGTCGTGGGGGTCGATCTGAAGGGCGCCGACGTCATCGCCGACCTGAGCACGCGGCAGGGTCGCATCGATGGTGCGTCTGCGGCGATCTCCGCTGCCGATGGGTCTGTGGACGCGGTGATCGCGTGCGCCGGCGTTACGTTGCCCACACCTCTCACCGTCTCGGTCAACTACTTCGGCATGGCCGAGTTCCTCGAGGCGATGGCGCCGGTGCTCGCCAAAGCCGAGGCGCCGCGTGCCGTCCTGATCAGCTCGTATTCCTCGCTGCAGGAGAACGACCCCTCGCTGGTCGACGCGATGTGTGTGGAGGACGACGAGGACAAGGCGCGGGGGATCGCGCAGAAGATCGCCGACGAGCAGGGGCCGCAGGTTGCGCAGGGCCTCATCTACGCCTCCACCAAGCGCGCGATCAGCCGGTGGGTCCGCCGTGAGTCGACCAAGGAGCAGTGGGCCGGGGCAGGCATCCCGCTCAACGCCGTGGGCCCGGGCGTCATCCGCACTCCGATGACCGAGGAGTGGCTCAAGTCGGAGGAGGGGCGTCAGTACCTTGCCACCGTCGTGCCGATGCCGCTCAACGGCTTCGCGGAGCCCGAGGTAGTGGCCGAGCTCATGATCTGGCTCACAAGCCCTGCGAACACACATGTGACGGGCCAGACCATCTACGTTGATGGCGGGGCCGACGTGGTCATGCGTGGCGACGACATCTGGGGCCCGATCGACAAGTGA
- the feoB gene encoding ferrous iron transport protein B: MSGSTDARPVSLVLAGNPNVGKSAVFNALTGTYVDVSNFPGTTVELVRGRMGVYEIVDTPGVYGVSSFNEEERVARDIILTGDIVVNVVDAVHLERDLFLTLQLLDMGKRMVVVLNMSDEARRQGVAIDQARLEELLGVPVIATAAVKGTGVEELKSVLPAARAGHGDPALQEGLPDLQRRISLRSEALLVLEGDEEVSARCGLEPGTQRDSIYRERRRRVDVICAEVVRETREGAGFAARLSRWMLHPLTGIPMLLGLLYAMWVVLGQWIAGGLVGLLEEDVMLAHWVPFIEGAVATVSAPGTWLHTLLAGEFGVLTMTPTYLLGVILPLVGGFYMLLAVLEDSGYLPRIAALADRTLNAVGLNGRAVIPLILGLGCVTMGTLTTRILGSKRERFIATALMAIAVPCSAQIAVIAGLMARADAIYAVLYISLLVFVFGAVGAVLNRMVPGQSTDLLIDLPSLRLPRIDNVVRKSAVKVWHFMREVTLFFTAGSLVIGLLQVTGALERIVAVARPLTTGWLGLPAEAATAFVMGFVRRDFGAAGFFTMDLTDPQLLVGMVTITLFVPCIASAMVILKERGWAYFAGLFAGSVAFALFFGGIVSKALGVVMA; the protein is encoded by the coding sequence ATGAGCGGTAGCACGGACGCGCGGCCCGTCAGCCTGGTGCTTGCGGGCAATCCCAACGTCGGCAAATCGGCGGTCTTCAACGCGCTCACCGGAACGTACGTGGACGTGTCGAATTTCCCGGGAACCACGGTCGAGCTCGTGCGCGGCCGCATGGGCGTGTACGAGATCGTGGACACCCCGGGCGTCTACGGCGTCTCCTCGTTCAACGAGGAGGAACGGGTGGCGCGCGACATCATCCTCACCGGCGACATCGTGGTCAACGTGGTCGATGCCGTCCATCTGGAGAGAGACCTCTTCCTTACGCTGCAGTTGCTGGACATGGGCAAGCGGATGGTCGTCGTGCTCAACATGTCCGACGAGGCGCGCAGGCAGGGGGTCGCGATCGACCAGGCGCGCCTTGAGGAGTTGCTCGGCGTTCCGGTGATCGCTACGGCAGCCGTGAAGGGCACGGGCGTCGAGGAGTTGAAGAGCGTTCTCCCTGCCGCACGCGCAGGGCACGGTGATCCCGCCCTGCAGGAGGGTCTGCCCGACTTGCAGCGTCGTATCAGCCTCCGGTCGGAAGCGCTCCTGGTGCTGGAGGGCGATGAAGAGGTGAGCGCCCGGTGCGGCCTCGAGCCCGGCACTCAGCGCGACAGCATCTACCGCGAGCGGCGGCGGCGCGTGGACGTGATCTGTGCCGAGGTCGTACGTGAGACGCGGGAGGGCGCGGGCTTCGCCGCACGGCTGAGCCGCTGGATGCTCCACCCTCTCACGGGAATCCCGATGCTTCTCGGCCTGCTGTACGCGATGTGGGTCGTGCTGGGCCAGTGGATCGCGGGCGGTCTCGTGGGGCTGCTCGAAGAGGATGTCATGCTCGCCCACTGGGTGCCGTTCATCGAGGGTGCGGTCGCAACTGTTTCGGCGCCTGGTACCTGGCTCCATACGCTGCTCGCCGGTGAGTTCGGCGTGCTCACGATGACCCCCACCTATCTTCTGGGTGTGATCCTGCCGCTCGTCGGCGGCTTCTACATGTTACTCGCCGTGCTTGAAGACTCCGGCTATCTGCCGAGGATCGCAGCGCTCGCTGATCGCACGCTGAACGCGGTCGGCCTCAACGGGCGCGCCGTGATCCCCCTGATCCTCGGCCTGGGGTGTGTGACCATGGGCACGCTCACCACGCGCATCCTCGGCAGCAAACGGGAGCGCTTCATCGCCACGGCGCTGATGGCCATCGCCGTTCCGTGCTCCGCGCAGATCGCCGTGATAGCGGGGCTGATGGCCCGCGCTGATGCCATTTACGCCGTGCTCTACATCTCGCTGCTGGTGTTCGTGTTCGGCGCGGTAGGGGCGGTGCTCAACCGCATGGTACCGGGGCAGTCCACCGACCTTCTGATCGACCTGCCGTCGCTCCGGCTCCCGCGCATCGACAACGTGGTCCGCAAGAGCGCGGTAAAGGTCTGGCACTTCATGCGGGAGGTCACGCTGTTCTTCACCGCGGGCTCGCTGGTGATCGGTCTGCTGCAGGTGACAGGCGCGCTCGAGCGCATCGTTGCGGTGGCGCGACCGCTGACCACCGGTTGGCTCGGACTGCCCGCAGAGGCTGCCACCGCGTTCGTGATGGGCTTCGTGCGTCGCGACTTCGGCGCGGCAGGGTTCTTCACCATGGACCTCACCGATCCGCAGCTGCTCGTCGGCATGGTCACCATCACGCTGTTCGTGCCGTGCATCGCGTCGGCGATGGTCATCCTCAAGGAGCGGGGCTGGGCGTACTTCGCCGGACTGTTCGCAGGCTCCGTGGCGTTCGCACTGTTCTTCGGGGGCATCGTGTCCAAGGCGCTGGGAGTGGTGATGGCATGA
- a CDS encoding FeoA family protein, whose protein sequence is MDLMAHTSVIEPMVATSSLDTARAGQSLRVVEIDDPSARIQALRFGMAEGADIHCVTRIPAGPIVVRSGRQEIAIGRALARRIRVIGGAVRPGRRHER, encoded by the coding sequence ATGGACCTCATGGCCCACACCTCCGTCATAGAGCCGATGGTCGCGACATCGTCGCTTGATACCGCGCGCGCCGGTCAGTCGCTCAGGGTGGTCGAGATCGACGATCCGTCGGCCCGGATACAGGCGCTGCGTTTCGGCATGGCCGAGGGCGCGGACATCCACTGCGTCACGCGCATACCCGCAGGCCCCATCGTCGTCAGGTCGGGCCGGCAGGAGATCGCCATCGGCCGCGCTCTCGCCCGGAGGATCCGGGTCATCGGTGGCGCCGTGAGGCCGGGGCGGCGCCATGAGCGGTAG
- a CDS encoding metallophosphoesterase family protein, giving the protein MRRIALYSDIHGNVPALEAVLADIVCAGIAERYCLGDLVGYGADPSGVIARVRATRDPVIRGNYDDGVGNRKGGCGCYYPTPEDKAVGAESYTRTDAVLDDAEHAYLATLADDIRLNASGARVLLCHGSPRRINEYLMPDRPDDNLAKLADLGGADVVCVGHVHIPYHRVLTAPDGRAVHYVSDGSVGKPKDGDPRACWAELVFGTKAEVNKRCEGDRAAGPVGTPGEADRPWLGVVFHRVDF; this is encoded by the coding sequence ATGCGTCGCATCGCGCTGTACTCGGACATCCACGGGAACGTACCCGCCCTCGAGGCGGTGCTTGCCGACATCGTGTGCGCCGGTATCGCCGAACGGTACTGCCTGGGCGATCTCGTGGGCTATGGCGCTGACCCGTCGGGCGTGATCGCGCGGGTACGCGCCACGCGCGATCCGGTGATCCGCGGCAACTACGACGACGGGGTCGGCAACAGGAAGGGCGGCTGCGGCTGCTACTATCCCACGCCCGAGGACAAGGCCGTGGGCGCCGAGAGCTACACGCGCACCGATGCCGTCCTGGACGACGCCGAGCACGCGTACCTGGCGACGCTGGCCGACGACATCCGGCTGAACGCGTCGGGCGCGAGGGTGCTGCTCTGCCACGGAAGCCCGCGGAGGATCAACGAGTACCTCATGCCCGACAGGCCGGACGACAATCTGGCGAAGCTCGCCGACCTCGGCGGCGCCGACGTGGTGTGCGTGGGGCATGTCCACATCCCGTACCACCGCGTGCTCACGGCTCCCGACGGACGTGCTGTCCACTACGTGAGCGACGGGAGCGTGGGCAAGCCCAAGGACGGCGATCCCCGGGCATGCTGGGCCGAGCTCGTCTTCGGCACGAAGGCCGAGGTCAACAAGCGATGTGAGGGCGACCGTGCCGCAGGGCCGGTGGGCACGCCGGGTGAGGCCGATCGGCCATGGCTCGGCGTCGTGTTCCATCGCGTGGACTTCTAG
- the arsB gene encoding ACR3 family arsenite efflux transporter, with translation MSEASSKRMNVFERYLTLWVALCIAAGTLLGSRFPGLAEFFDRFTVAQISIPVAVLIWLMIYPMMLKVDFASVRRVGERKQGLVVTTVVNWLIKPFTMFGIAWLFFNVIFRDLITPDLAQQYLAGAVLLGAAPCTAMVFVWSYLADGDPAYTLVQVALNDLIMLVAFVPIVSLLLGVSGVPVPWDTLALSVVLFVVVPLVAGWLTRRTLIGRHGQEWFDSSFLPRFGPVTIVALLATLVLIFIFQGETIVANPLHILLIAIPLAIQTFLIFGIAYGWSYLWRIEHPVAAPAGFIGASNFFELAVAVAIALYGLTSAAALATVVGVLVEVPLMLTLVWIAKRTRDKVCARHECALPQVGAAVEPVSIDSGEV, from the coding sequence ATGTCCGAGGCGTCTTCCAAGCGGATGAACGTGTTCGAGCGGTACCTCACGCTCTGGGTGGCGCTCTGCATCGCAGCAGGCACGCTCCTCGGCAGCCGATTCCCCGGTCTCGCCGAGTTCTTCGACAGGTTCACGGTGGCGCAGATCTCGATCCCGGTGGCGGTTCTGATCTGGTTGATGATCTACCCGATGATGCTCAAGGTGGACTTCGCCTCCGTCAGGCGTGTGGGCGAGCGCAAGCAGGGACTCGTCGTCACCACGGTGGTGAACTGGCTGATCAAGCCCTTCACGATGTTCGGTATCGCGTGGCTGTTCTTCAACGTCATCTTCCGCGACCTGATCACGCCTGATCTCGCGCAGCAGTACCTCGCCGGCGCGGTGCTTCTTGGCGCCGCGCCCTGCACGGCGATGGTGTTCGTGTGGTCGTACCTTGCCGATGGCGACCCGGCCTACACGCTCGTGCAGGTGGCCCTGAACGACCTCATCATGCTGGTGGCGTTCGTGCCGATCGTGTCGCTGCTGCTTGGGGTGAGCGGTGTGCCCGTGCCCTGGGACACGCTGGCGCTCTCCGTGGTGCTCTTCGTAGTGGTCCCGCTTGTTGCGGGATGGCTCACCCGGCGTACGTTGATCGGCCGCCACGGCCAAGAGTGGTTCGACAGCTCGTTCCTGCCGAGGTTCGGTCCGGTCACCATCGTGGCGCTGCTCGCTACGCTCGTGCTCATCTTCATCTTCCAGGGCGAGACCATCGTGGCCAATCCGCTGCACATCCTGCTCATCGCGATACCGCTTGCGATCCAGACGTTCCTGATCTTCGGGATCGCCTACGGGTGGTCGTACCTGTGGCGGATCGAGCATCCCGTGGCCGCCCCGGCAGGCTTCATCGGCGCGTCCAACTTCTTCGAGCTTGCGGTGGCGGTGGCGATCGCGCTCTACGGCCTCACGTCGGCGGCGGCGCTCGCCACGGTGGTCGGCGTGTTGGTGGAAGTGCCGCTCATGCTCACGCTCGTGTGGATCGCCAAGCGCACCCGCGACAAGGTGTGTGCCCGCCACGAGTGCGCCCTGCCGCAGGTCGGTGCCGCAGTTGAACCCGTGTCCATCGACTCAGGGGAGGTCTGA
- a CDS encoding ArsR/SmtB family transcription factor, translated as MDDRSIAAVAHALGHPARVRILRLLAAQESCMGGEVFEALPLAQSTISQHLGVLKRAGLVRATRQGTRMLYCITDEPLTGLRELLDTLLEQHPVCDGEEH; from the coding sequence ATGGACGATCGAAGCATTGCAGCGGTGGCACACGCACTCGGCCACCCTGCGCGGGTGCGTATCCTCCGGCTGCTGGCGGCTCAGGAGTCATGCATGGGCGGCGAGGTCTTCGAAGCGTTGCCGCTGGCACAGTCGACGATCTCTCAGCATCTCGGCGTGCTGAAGCGGGCGGGCCTCGTGCGTGCAACCCGCCAGGGCACGCGGATGCTCTATTGCATCACCGATGAGCCGCTCACCGGTCTCCGCGAACTGCTCGACACCCTGCTGGAACAGCATCCTGTGTGTGATGGAGAGGAGCACTAA
- a CDS encoding cold-shock protein, with product MAEGTVKWFNPDKGYGFISREGGDDLFVHFSEIQSEGFKTLDEGQKVSFEEAMGNNGKKQATNVRPL from the coding sequence ATGGCTGAAGGTACCGTTAAGTGGTTCAACCCGGACAAGGGCTACGGCTTCATCTCGCGTGAGGGTGGCGACGATCTGTTCGTCCACTTCTCCGAGATCCAGTCGGAGGGCTTCAAGACTCTCGACGAGGGCCAGAAGGTCTCGTTCGAGGAGGCCATGGGCAACAACGGCAAGAAGCAGGCGACCAACGTCCGCCCGCTCTAA
- a CDS encoding dodecin family protein yields MPGSVYKVIELVGTSTESWEEAARSALKAAAESLEDLRIAEVVTSDVRLEGNEIVEFRVKMKVSFKYHSELTD; encoded by the coding sequence ATGCCAGGCAGCGTGTACAAGGTGATAGAACTCGTGGGGACCAGCACGGAGAGCTGGGAGGAGGCGGCGCGCTCGGCACTCAAAGCGGCCGCCGAGTCGCTCGAGGACCTTCGTATCGCCGAGGTCGTCACGAGCGACGTCCGTCTCGAGGGCAACGAGATCGTCGAGTTCCGGGTGAAGATGAAGGTCTCCTTCAAGTACCATTCCGAACTGACGGACTAG
- a CDS encoding AMP-binding protein yields the protein MAYTNEQLHTDLAFGQYFEMQVAKHADNDFIVYPDRDLRWTYREFDERVDQLAKGLLAIGITKGDHVGVWARNIPDWLTLAFATAKIGAVLVTVNPVYKAHELAYVIKQSDMKALAIIDQFRDVDYIEIVRGLVPEASTQERGHLESEEFPFLKNLIYLGPEKHRGFYSMPELLVLGDNMPDEPLRAMTASLHTDDVINMQYTSGTTGFPKGVMLTSRNILNNGFYIGERQKFTERDRVCIPPPYFHCFGIVLGVLAVLTHGATVVGVESFDPVLVLAAVEKERATALYGVPTMFIAELAHPMFDMFDLTSLRTGIMAGSPCPIETMRQVIDKMHASEMTICYGLTETSPVFTQTTVDDSLERKCETVGRAHDQVDVKVIDPETGEECAPGVPGELCCRGYNVMKGYYKMPEAAAAVIDSEGYLHSGDIGTVDEHGYYRITGRIKDMIIRGGENIYPREIEEFLYTMPGVEDAQVIGVPDAKYGEVVGAFVRRSPGADITESDVQEFARARMARYKAPKYVFFVDEFPLTASGKIQKYKLREMAAEAIGVGDVKVFASDAESGDPDATDNECEVRR from the coding sequence ATGGCCTACACCAACGAACAACTGCATACCGACCTTGCCTTCGGCCAGTACTTCGAGATGCAGGTGGCCAAGCACGCGGACAACGACTTCATCGTCTATCCCGATCGCGACCTGCGGTGGACGTACCGCGAGTTCGACGAGCGCGTGGATCAGCTCGCCAAGGGATTGCTCGCCATCGGCATCACCAAGGGCGATCACGTGGGCGTCTGGGCGCGCAACATCCCCGACTGGCTCACGCTTGCGTTCGCCACGGCCAAGATCGGCGCCGTGCTCGTGACGGTCAACCCGGTCTACAAGGCTCACGAGCTCGCCTACGTGATCAAGCAGTCCGACATGAAGGCGCTTGCGATCATCGACCAGTTCCGCGATGTGGACTACATCGAGATCGTTCGGGGCCTCGTCCCCGAAGCGTCGACCCAGGAGCGCGGTCACCTCGAGAGCGAGGAGTTCCCGTTCCTCAAGAACCTGATCTACCTCGGCCCCGAGAAGCACCGGGGCTTCTACTCGATGCCCGAGCTTCTCGTGCTCGGCGACAACATGCCCGACGAGCCGCTCCGCGCGATGACGGCGTCGTTGCACACGGATGACGTCATCAACATGCAGTACACCTCGGGCACCACGGGGTTCCCCAAGGGCGTCATGCTCACGAGCCGGAACATCCTCAACAACGGCTTCTACATCGGCGAACGCCAGAAGTTCACCGAGCGTGACCGCGTGTGCATACCGCCGCCGTATTTCCACTGCTTCGGTATCGTGCTCGGTGTGCTTGCCGTGCTCACGCACGGCGCCACGGTGGTGGGTGTGGAGAGTTTCGATCCGGTGCTCGTGCTCGCCGCCGTGGAGAAGGAGCGGGCGACCGCGCTCTATGGCGTGCCCACGATGTTCATCGCCGAGCTGGCGCACCCGATGTTCGACATGTTCGATCTCACCAGCCTCCGTACCGGCATCATGGCCGGCTCGCCATGCCCCATCGAGACGATGCGCCAGGTCATCGACAAGATGCACGCCTCGGAGATGACGATCTGCTACGGCCTCACCGAGACGTCGCCGGTGTTCACGCAGACGACCGTCGATGACAGCCTCGAGCGCAAGTGCGAGACGGTGGGGCGCGCCCACGACCAGGTAGACGTGAAGGTCATCGATCCCGAGACCGGCGAAGAGTGTGCACCAGGCGTGCCGGGTGAGCTGTGCTGCCGCGGCTACAACGTCATGAAGGGCTACTACAAGATGCCCGAGGCCGCCGCGGCCGTCATCGACAGCGAGGGTTACCTCCACTCGGGAGACATCGGCACCGTGGATGAGCACGGGTACTACCGCATCACCGGCCGCATCAAGGACATGATCATCCGCGGTGGGGAGAACATCTACCCGCGTGAGATCGAGGAGTTCCTCTACACGATGCCCGGCGTGGAGGATGCGCAGGTGATCGGCGTGCCCGACGCCAAATACGGCGAGGTGGTGGGAGCCTTCGTGCGCCGCTCGCCCGGAGCGGACATCACCGAGAGCGACGTGCAGGAGTTCGCACGTGCGCGGATGGCCCGCTACAAGGCGCCCAAGTACGTGTTCTTCGTCGACGAGTTCCCGCTCACGGCTTCCGGCAAGATCCAGAAGTACAAGCTCCGCGAGATGGCCGCCGAGGCGATCGGCGTTGGCGACGTGAAGGTGTTCGCCAGTGACGCCGAGAGCGGCGACCCCGATGCCACCGACAACGAGTGCGAGGTGCGCCGATAA
- a CDS encoding helix-turn-helix domain-containing protein — protein sequence MASENRIAGKITTLRESLGLSVEELAERSSCDATTILALESGEVAPSLTPLIKLTRALGVRLGTLLDDETELGPIVTRRDQAEAVTRIKSLETSSDAGVLDFFSLASGKASRHMEPFLIDVQPAAAGEHKLSSHEGEEFLYVIDGALEVEYGKSTHTLEAGDSIYYDSIVPHQVRSAGEGPARILAVVYAPA from the coding sequence ATGGCTTCCGAGAACCGCATCGCCGGCAAGATCACCACGCTCCGCGAATCGCTCGGCCTTTCGGTCGAGGAGCTCGCCGAGCGCAGCAGTTGTGACGCAACGACGATCCTCGCGTTGGAAAGCGGCGAGGTCGCTCCGTCGCTCACGCCGCTCATCAAGCTGACGCGCGCGTTGGGTGTCCGTCTCGGCACGCTCCTGGACGACGAGACCGAGCTTGGTCCGATCGTCACGCGTCGCGACCAGGCCGAAGCGGTCACGCGGATCAAGAGCCTCGAGACGTCGAGCGACGCAGGCGTGCTCGACTTCTTCTCGCTGGCGAGCGGCAAGGCCTCCCGACACATGGAGCCGTTCCTGATCGATGTGCAGCCGGCGGCCGCAGGCGAGCACAAGCTCTCCAGTCATGAAGGCGAGGAGTTCCTCTACGTCATCGACGGAGCGCTTGAGGTGGAGTACGGCAAGTCCACCCACACGCTCGAGGCCGGTGACAGCATCTACTACGACTCGATCGTGCCGCACCAGGTGCGCTCGGCCGGCGAAGGTCCGGCGCGTATCCTCGCCGTCGTGTACGCACCGGCGTAG